GAGGATCAACTAAAATTATCACAGTATGCTATACATTTGCAATAGAAACATGAGATTTTAAATCATCCTCATCAAGTATTTATACTCATTCTGATTTTCCCCCCTCAGTTTCAAATTGAGAAAACTACACTGTACAAGTGCCCAGGTGATATGACTCCatataaaatattgaaaagttaCATTATCCTTAATATTGAAATTATATGCAGATATACTGTATTGGCAGGCAGAATATTTCAATGGTCTTCAAACACTATAGCAACAATTTTTTTGACCAGCATTCTGTTAAAAATTAATCACATTACTTGTTTAACTggatccattattattttttgcttctgTTATTGTAAATGGCAAGTTCTGTACCTATGTAATAGGAAAAAATATTCATACACCACTTTTAACTTTGCTGCAAAATACCTTTTTGACCCTGGGAAATCTTTGTTTCTGATCTTGAACAATATCTAATAATGCATGACAGCTTTCCATCAGAACTTTTTctttgagttgtaaatgttgttGAAGTGCTCGAACGGATGCAAAACCAGCCTATATAAGAGTACAGAGGCTTCATGATGATACAGTTGTGAGCATTATAGCAAGTAATTCCTTCCTGAAAGATGCTAAAGATCCAGTATGAAGTATTTTACTCATATGGTTTAAAAATTACTTAGCTTAGAAATCTGGCTTTGAGACTTTCAGAAAGTCTCAAAGTTGTATCTCTGAATTCAagtgaaataatttatatttagtcATGTTTATAACTGCTAATAATCACTATTAATGTGTTCTGCCGATTATGACATCTACAAAGTAGAGGGACTGAAAACATTTTGTAATGCAAGtttcattaaataaaacaaaatgtatgtTGCCAAGAGAAAGATGCTAGACACAAACCTGTAATCGTGCTTCAAGTGCTTTGATAGTAAGAAGGCGATTCTCTTGTATCTCTTCAGCTGAAGACAAGTCATTTTCATCGTTTATGTTACTCTGAGAAAAAGCAATATACATACTAATTCTGTGCCAAATTAAACATCAAAGACTTATAGAACACTCTGTGAAATGTAGCACATCGCAAGAATCCAAATGTAAGCTTAAGATCTTCCTACAAGGAAATTGAAGCTGAGCATGCCCCCTCTGGTCAGACACAAGAGGAGACTGGCAGGGAACTCTTTGTGTGCACCCCTGTATATTACAGAGTAGAAGACAACAACAGCCCACACCAGATGTAGCTTATACATATATTCcccaactgttaaaaaaaatgctccaTGTAGTTGCAGTGTGATTATTGACACAACAGATTCAGTTGGAGgaatcacaatttaaaaaaaattattctaaagATGCCAATTACACCACTTAAGACTGTAATTTACAAGCTTGAAAATGAGACCTACACAGTGGCcaagtcactcataccctggtcatctcccacatagactattgcaatgcgctctacatggggctacccttgaagagtatccggaagcttcaactggtccagaatctGGCCacgcgagcagttattggtgccccaagatcggcacatatgacaccactgctgcgcaagctgcactgggtgccagtttgcttcgggtccaattcaaggtgttggttatgacctttaaagccctacatggcatgggaccaggttaccttcaTCCCCTTAAAGTAATATGAGAACCTGAAATTAAACACAAATGGAAGCTCTGAACTACTTGTAGTTGTACTAGAGATggtgatggaaatatgcaagccCAAATGCTTAAAAGAATTTTGTACTGGAATAATAAACCATGTTAAGCCTTACATAAGAAGGCTTTTGTCTGCTTTCTAACTAACTGAAGTTGTTCAAAGTTCTGATTTGTAAAATATTGacatgactggcccaaattcagtAATTTGAATCAAAATGTTCAGTGAAACCCTGTATTTAACGAGTGCCACAATCTCTATTCGAATAGGAGCAAAGGATTGCATTAAATACTAAAACAATAATCGCCCTAATCCCTTTTAAAATAAACCTTTCCCAATGATTTGTAGCATATCTTACCTCATAATTAATCTTTCCAAAATCTGTTATTTGAAATGCCCCTAGTGCTTCTGAAATAGAGTCACTTTTTAGAAAAATTAGTATTTGTTCAGTTCCAATACCAGCAAAATCATCTACCAGAATAGATTTCACCTTTTTCCAGCAAGAAGCCACCTAGAACATAATTtagaattgtaattttttttcataatttataaacATACAGTGCATGATTAAAATGTAGAAGGGAGCCATCTTATCTGCAATTTTTGCAGTGATAGGTGTTACCTGCGTTTATTAAAAGATTTGAGTTGTACTTACTGAAAAGGCAGCTTAAGATACATGCTATAGGAACTACAAGATCACACTGCACAATTTTACTAAAAACTGCTGTTGTAATGGCAATTTACATGGAACATGTTCTGTAAATCCAGGATTGAACACAAGCATTTTATAATCCACTATGCACTGAATATtgtaattaatataaataaataaataaatatgatcctTCCCCTGGCTTACATTCCAGATCTAATCAAAATACAAGTACCTTGTTTTATAAATTGATTTAGAATTTCATTTAAACCAGGAATACCGTGGGCTTAGCCCcagtatgtgtcctaacagtcaggaaccacgctgagacgagtaggtctctagtgtttattactgctacattaaacagaaccctaacaaactgaagaagcgtgggaaaaacccagacagataaatctgTTAGgtcgggtctgatctgtgtctctttgaatggctgcttaattcctcagtattacgcatgcgttttcccccctggataggggccccctcctgctcgccatccgtactcatgacagtatgtatgtatgtatatatgtatatgtgtgtctgtgtatgagtTTGCAgctctaaaaaaaaaatatttctaaagtaTCTGTGAGCTTGTACTGAGTGTTTCGCTACTCAAAAACTACCTCCAGCCAGAATGAATATAGAATAAAGAGTAAGGATTTAAGAAAGAGACACAGCagatataaaattaaaaggagtGAGTCAATTACATTATGGCCATGTCAAAATTGTATCACTCCTTTTATAAGTTGACCTTTGTCTCTACAAGGAACAAGCAAACCTTCATGTGTCAGAACTCCCTAAGGCACATTTAAGTTTCGGTGTAAGCACAGGCTGTCCCGTATCGTAACCGGAGGGAACAGTTTTTGTTTGATGGAATGTTCAACACTTAAGCACAACAACAGCATGTGCACCAGAATTTCTTTCATGAATTCTGGACTGGAATAACTAGACATGTAACATATTATGAAGCTGATGAGACAGAATCTCCACAATTCTAATAAAAATTGGTTTAGTACATCAGTTCAATACCTGTAAGTTATGTTTCCATATAGCACATACATCCCCGGAAGCAAATGTCACAATCACCAAATGGCGATCTCCATCCACCGCAGCTATTTGTACTGAAAAAGGATTTTTGTATGGAAGCTGTAGAACTTCTTTAGGCCAACCATCTTGAAAGAAAATCAACTGGCCTTTGCAAGTAACGGCAACGAGCGACGTCTTAAACCTGCTTCTTCTTACCTCAGCTTTGCAAACATACACACAATGCACCACACTGCCATAAGCATGAGGCAAAAAATTAGCATTCAGCAGCACTTTTTGTTTGTCTACTGCATATGCAAAACATTCATATCCCCAGATGGCCAAGTCTGAGTTAGCGTCACTTTGCTTATTGCCTCCTTCTGGAAAACAAGCAGCTCTAGTTCCCAAAACAACTGCACCCTGACCCTCAACGTGACCAGCCCATTGGACAGAAGAAAACTGAATAGGAGCACATAAAACAGTGCCAGTTTGGGGAGAAATATGTAACAGGTGTCTTTCATTATACCATATTATTGTTGGACCAGCCAATAATTTTACAGGTTCTTTGATTGCATAGTCTAGTTTAAAGTGCAGAACCAGTTCAAATTTGTTAAAGGTATGaagcaacaacaacatatatttaatttttttctttgttttctttttcaagagaatGCAAGGGTGAAGAATTCCAGTTCTGAAGTCAGATGCATTACTGCAGTAAATAATCTCAATACCTTCCCCACATATGCAAAATGATCCATTAGACATCTCATTAAACAATTTAGTGCCATTGTCAAATATCATCCTTTTAACATGCAATGTAGTAATTATGGTATCATCACTCTGTGTGTTCTTCCCTTTTGATAGTTGGAAAAGAAGGAGTTCCCCATTATAAGATACAAGTTTCTCTTGCTGATCcgttgacatttttttttcttaaatagatTCCATAGCATAAAAATTGGTGTTTCTCTGAATTCCACTACAGGATTCTTCTGTAATATTTGATCCAAAGAGCATTTTTTCAATCTGAAAAATGTTTACAAGAGGTTTAATACTGCAATCAACTTTAGATTATTTTACCTTCAATAAATAACAATCAGTACTCAATAAGGAGACATAGTAAtatgatttataattttaaaaatgtagtgtaatgaattctaaaaaaaaaaaacttttgtctaATCCTAAACATGGTTGtccaaaaagaaaacaggatACGTTTTTATAACTGGGGGACCTTTAACTCTTCCATTAGAGTAAGAAAGAGTAAAACTATGGAGGCATACTTTTTCACAAcaaaatcttcaaaatgtttCATAGCAAAATCCTTTGCAGCTGTACTTTAGTGGGATTTATTATAATATTCTTCTAAAGCTAAAAACAGTTCCCAAGATAATCAGAAAAATTTAGGGCAGAACACAAGGAAGCATttacataaatataaacaaatgttATTTATAAGAATTCCAACTATATGAATATATGGAGTCCCATCTCTGTTCCCATAAGATAATAACACACATGTCCACATTATGGATAAAAATAGAAGCCATATTTATGGAGAAGAGTGCTTGAATATTTATTACAGCCAACCCaaaaatctcaataaaacagaTGATAAAACAGTGTAAGCAATAGAACTAAGATGGGCAGTCAGCTCTTGCTGAGTTCAGCATGCAATAGAACAAACTTCTATGATATTTGAGGAAATTAAATCATTCTGGTTAAATagtaataaatgaagaaaaaatagagtgaCCTAGAAAATTAACTAACAAAGCAATTATAAAACATGCATGAATATTGTTTAAGGAGGAACAGTATAAAATAATAAGCTATTCAGTCAATAACAACCTCACCATGTGGACCAAGTGAGATTGCATATGGGattttcttgaattttctttCAAGAATACTTGTAACCCATTAAAAACGGATTACAGCTTCCATATTTTGATACCTCTGAGTTGATTTAAGATTAGCTCCTCCAAAAGACATCTTGCTGTTCTTCCGTGTTCATAACTTGTTGTTTAAATGCAAGCTTATTCTGCTTGAAGTCCATTGTTACTAAAGCTGAAAAATTGCAATAGTGCAGCTGCTATTAAAGAGATATTTTTCCATCTTGCCAATTAATATCAGTAGGGTTAGTCCTAGAGGGGAAAAATCATATTTAATCATTAAGCAAAATTACTTATCCATAACTCCATCTCCACCTTGGTTACACTTGCTTTCCAAGAGAGGACCACAATGGGTAGGTTCCCAATGCTATTTAGTCATGATTTCCAAACAAATCTGCTACATGGCTCAAGTTATGCACCACATTGGAGCTATGTCAAATTTGGGCATGAAATAATTTTAGTGCCATGGAAAAGAATGGAAGGATTGAGTCGCCAGCCGATTTCTGGACATTTTGCAGCATGTGGGTCAAATGGATATCCAACTCATTAGAATCTTTAAAAACAACaccaaaatatttgaaatttaaCCTGTTCTAATTCATGGTTTTTGACAGTCAATTTTCTAGGCAATTAAGCAAAAGAAGTGTCTTAGCATAATATATCTCTAGAGCACTGTTTCCCAATTATAGCAATTTCCaagcgtgtggacttcaactcccacaattccacagccagcacagTCATtggtgagaattctgggagttgaagtccacatacctgaaGTAGGCAAGGTGGAACATACTGCTCCAGACCTTCCACCTTACAATATCACACCATAGAATGTAACTCTTCCAAGCCAACTAGAGTTTAAGATAAGGTAACACTGTCCATATAAAGTGTAATAATATGCTTACTTGCCAGCTTAAGGGGGCTGTAGGTCAAGTTATTTGGAGAGCAGGAATTCCCTGTTCTTTTTAGTTTTCAGCTCTAAATAAAGAAAAACCTGCATCAAGACTCAGTCACAGATCCCATTTTAATTAAGAAATCTGTGCttcaacttgtttttttttcGTTGTGGGCTGAGACCCTGCTGAAGAGATTTCATACTACATTGTGATGCCTAAATCCTGGATTCCATGAGAAGCTGGCGGGCGCTACTACGGACATCCTCCTCTTGATAATCCAGGCTACAAATGGTTCTACCCACCCATCTCCTTTGCTTAGGACCTGGATCCCATCTTCCCAATCGGAGGTGCCGGCGTGCAGAACGGAGCAGGGCATGGGAgtacaaatatttattaaaacataccGTACAATTACTTTTATTACACCAGTACGCGTCCACCACCCCTTCCATATGCAGTGTAGCAAGCGCTCCTGAAAAGAAGACAAACACAGAGAAGAGCTCCTTCCGACCTCCTCTTCTCGCGCCCGAAACCTCTCTGCCGGGCTCCAAAGAGCCCGCCACGCAAGGCATTATGGGGCGGTTTCATACGGTCTGATTCCGGCTGGCTCGTGTTTCGCAACGCGCAGCGCGTCACAGGGTAGGACGGAACTCCCTGAGGAGACGCCAACGCCACCCATTAGCAGGGGGCGGAATTGCGCAAGGAAAGGGGTGGGCACGCTTTGAAAGGACGCGGAAGTAAAGGGTGGGAACTTTCCTCACTGTTTTTTTTGTTTAGAGGGCGGCCACCGCTGAGGATTGGCTGGCAGCAACGCCTGTTGTGCGGCGGTTGTCGCCGAAGGTGGTGTCCGGCGCCGGCTGGTGTCAATTCTTACTTCAGTCGTGTCACGCGCCCTTTTCTTTCGGTTGGTGTGTTTCTTCCCTTTTCTCGCTCGCCTTGCTGCGGCTCCTAGTCTGGTGTGGGCAGGACCATGGCGGATGTGAGTAGCCTTTGGGGGTAGATAGTCTGAGAAACAGAGcacagagatggagagagagaatagTTTCCGTATTTTCTcctccccgggagaggaggagggaggataTGGAGACGGGCaaagcagaaaggcaggatataaatacataaaattaaattaaaacagcagAGTATGTTCCCACTGTCAGATGGCTGGTACGGAGAGAGCATCCTCTTCTTTTGAGGGTATAGTAAGGCAGAGCTCCAAAGAAGATAATTTAATCTAGCTTTCCACAGACTATGTTGGAGAACAGCTCTTTCTTCGACAACCTGTGACCATACTGGTTGGAAATGATGCGAATTGTACACTGATCTATAGAGAGGCCCCTAAGTAGGGATAGTGGACTAGTCTAACCCTGTGAAGCTGATGCAGAATGCTCCCTTTATGTCCCTGATCTGCTTAAAAAGTTACCTCAGTTTTACAAAGAATGGTGGCCTCAGGTATTCCTTTTTGAGGAAGTCAGCCAAACAAAGGCTTCTGACTTTTAAGCACAGATTCAAACTTATTTATGAGAGGGATGTATTTGGACCTCCCCTTGCAGAACCCTCTATAAATCTTACCTGCCCTAACAATTAGGAAAGGATCTTTTCAAAACTCAGTGAACAGCCTCTGCTCATTTAGAAGCTGATGATGTAAGACTTACTTATTTCAACACCTTCTATTTCATTAAAGTAACATCATAATATTTCAGCACATTGTTATCATTTTGTTCTTTCATACTCAGCAAATTCCTCCATGGACAAGTggaaagaaaagttatttttcttaattatttattgTGTCCCTAAGGGTTTGTTATAGGAAAACATTTTCCATTATAACTTGGTGATACATATAATTATACTTTTTAGCGCACCCACTCTTTTGAAGGGTTGGACAAGAATGAGTGATCTCTGAATGACTTGTAATAGTCCTGTTCTCTATAGCTTGTAGATCCTGAGTAGTAACAACAGTAGAATGACTCTCAAATGAAGAAACCTGGGATAACCAATCAACTTTCCTATGGATGGAATATTTATAACAGAACATGTTCTGTTCTGCACTTGGTTGGCAACACTGCTTACCTAGCTCTTATTGCTGGAACTTGAAGTTCTGGTAGAAAACCAAAGTAGACCTAAGAAGTATGGAGTTTGCTCAAcctaatgtttaaaataatatactgaTGACTTTTCGTGTTCTTTCTCATTCAGCAGAGCAACAGAGGCCcattaataaatgaaatcagacaGCGTTTTGAGACAGAATATATGTCAGGTTGGTAGTATGAATATTCTGTTCATACACTATAGTTTATCCTGTATATTTAACATTACAGAGTTTCTAAAATAGCAGCAATCAAAGAATATTGATTACTACCCAGAGATACATGTCTTAAAGGGAGGTTGACTCTTTGCACTTGGATTTCTTTATATTTGAACTCTGTGGCTACTAAAGGCCAAACAGTTTTGTGAATGACCACagttttaaatttgaaaatctTCATGGTTAAGGAGACTATTAAGTGGTAAACATTTGGTTTCACTTGTCTCCTAGTGCACTccaatttattatatttactgcAGTGATTTGCCTACTATGTTACAAACCACACTACCCTATTGTAAATTTAAC
The Candoia aspera isolate rCanAsp1 chromosome 5, rCanAsp1.hap2, whole genome shotgun sequence genome window above contains:
- the FANCB gene encoding Fanconi anemia group B protein; the protein is MSTDQQEKLVSYNGELLLFQLSKGKNTQSDDTIITTLHVKRMIFDNGTKLFNEMSNGSFCICGEGIEIIYCSNASDFRTGILHPCILLKKKTKKKIKYMLLLLHTFNKFELVLHFKLDYAIKEPVKLLAGPTIIWYNERHLLHISPQTGTVLCAPIQFSSVQWAGHVEGQGAVVLGTRAACFPEGGNKQSDANSDLAIWGYECFAYAVDKQKVLLNANFLPHAYGSVVHCVYVCKAEVRRSRFKTSLVAVTCKGQLIFFQDGWPKEVLQLPYKNPFSVQIAAVDGDRHLVIVTFASGDVCAIWKHNLQVASCWKKVKSILVDDFAGIGTEQILIFLKSDSISEALGAFQITDFGKINYESNINDENDLSSAEEIQENRLLTIKALEARLQAGFASVRALQQHLQLKEKVLMESCHALLDIVQDQKQRFPRVKKENLVSLWDETEEAFHNDASAPTGDQERIVKEVWYRVVDDQLIVGVQVMDTFDLQLSDTSLSLIMGPKHHSLSPTKCHCKVVTVKKAMLAEPLSYWHLEPLPKKVKLSCPNEEDKCNGGDFQVKRNEAKAFMAVTPLSPFLAWHEITCVVLLHAKKKSGESENWQKSKRLTLLCGDILLSLVEISTGKHSINLKDDKYPDSTQDLFALCAISHKSSFQILSPDCTLLPVNKWLLEHMECAPIKEYPDYMICWKSGNLNGTLFKWNLKTPFEGFLTVFCRHQFALFQCLHAFIGLLPPICKIKSLKLGNKNLLAEQLGLTLVKESEFLQHVFSSALRQTENNFSLKNDKNEENSSVSAVQLFKEAFIKEQKQSMLSMNRTVSGSLYRKYILNVIDLQMNSDMMSWLCSSF